DNA sequence from the Cupriavidus sp. WKF15 genome:
GACCCGACCACCGACTCGGTGCCGCTGGTCGTGCCGAGCCGTGGCTCGAAGCTGATCGGCGGATCGATCCGCACGGACCTGACCCGCACCGAGCTGACCCAGATCATCCTGGAAGGCTTCTTCCCGCAAGTGGACGTGTCGGCCCGGCCGGTGAGCCGCGCGCGCGTCGGCCTGACGCAGCTCGGCCTGCCCTATGCACAGGATGCGGCGGTCACCCGGCACCTGGCCGCTTTCCTCGGCCGCCAGGTCGGGGCGCTCGCGGAGCTTGAGGGTATGCAAGCCACGCAGCCGGCCAGCGCGACCTTCCTGCACCCGACCGCGGTCCTCTTCAACGGCGGCGTGTTCAAGTCCGGCCTGTTGGCGGACCGCATCCTGCAGACGCTGAACGGCTGGCTTGCGTCGGAAGGCGCGGCGCCGGCACGCCTGCTCGGCGGCGCCGAGCTGGACCTGGCCGTGGCCCGGGGTGCCGCCTATTACGGCTATGTGCGGCGCGGCAAGGGCGTGCGCATCCGTGGCGGCACCGCGCGCTCGTATTACATCGCCGTGGAATCGTCGATGCCTGCGGTACCGGGGTTCGAGCCGCCGATCCAGGCGCTGTGCGTGGCGCCGTTTGGCATGGAGGAAGGCACCGATGCCGAACTGCCGCCGCAGGAGTTCGGCCTGGTGGTGGGCGAGCCCGTTCACTTCCGTTTCTTCGGCTCGTCGGTGCGCCGCCAGGACCAGGTCGGTACGCTGCTCGATTTCTGGGGCCCCGAGGAACTGCAGGAACTCGAGGAAATCCAGGCAACCCTGCCGGCCGACGGCCGCACGCCCGGCGATGTGGTGCCGGTCAGGCTGCACGCGCGCGTGACCGAAGCCGGCACGCTAGAGCTCGAAGCCGTGCCGAGTGGCGGCAGCGAGCGCTGGAAGGTTGAATTCGACGTGCGCGGCGGAGCGGACACCTGATCACCAGCCGCAAATAAGCAAGGAAGCGATGAAGCGGTACACCGTCGGCATTGACCTCGGCACCAGCAATACGGTGGTCGCCTATGCGGAGACAGGATCGGACGACATCCGCGTCTTCGGGATCGACCAGCTCGTGGGCCTCGGCGAAGTCGCCGCGCGCCCCTTGCTGCCCTCGGTTCGCTACCACGCGGCGCCGGGCGAGATCAGCGGCGACGACCTGCAGCTGCCGTGGCAATCCGCCGCCAGCGCCGCCGCGCGCCGCACGGTGTTCGGCCGGCTGGCCGCCACGCTCGGTGCGCAGGTGCCCGGCAGGCTCGTGGCCAGCGCCAAGAGCTGGCTATCGCATGCGGCGGTCGACCGCACCGCGCCCATCCTGCCGTGGGGCGCGGACGAGGAAGTCGGGAAGATCTCGCCGGTCGCCGCCAGTGCCAGCTACCTGGGCTACGTCGCCGCAGCCTGGAACCACCAGTTTCCCGATGCAAGGCTCGAAGACCAGGACGTCGTGCTGACCGTGCCCGCGTCGTTCGACGAGGGCGCGCGTGCGCTCACGCTGGAAGCCGCGCGCATGGCCGGCCTGCCCGCGCTGCGCCTGCTCGAGGAACCGCAGGCCGCGCTCTACGACTGGCTGTTCCATCATCGCCAGACCCTGAACGCGGACCTTGCTCGAACCCGGCTCGTGCTGATCTGCGACGTGGGCGGCGGTACCACCGACCTGACGCTGATCCGCGTGGATATGCAGGACGGGCAGCCGCAACTGACACGGATCGGCGTGGGCAACCACCTGATGCTCGGCGGCGACAACATGGATCTTGCCCTGGCGCACGTCGCCGAGGCACGCCTTGGCCCCACGCAGGCGCGCTTGTCCGCGTCGGGCCTGTCCCAGCTGGTCGCGCGCTGCCGCGCGGCCAAGGAACAACTGCTCAGCGCGCAAGCGCCGGAGGCCGTCACTGTCACGCTGCTCGGCGCTGGCTCGCGGCTGATCGGTGGCGCGCGTTCGGTGGAGTTGACGCGGCAGGAGGTCGAACAGCTCGTCGTCGATGGTTTCTTCCCCAAGGTGTCGTCGAGCGAGCGTCCGGGACGCGCGCGCGGCGCCATTGTCGAATTCGGCCTGCCGTATGCGTCCGACCCGGCCGTCACTCGTCACCTTGCGGCCTTTCTCGGCCAGCACGCGGCACAGTCGCGCTCGGCGCTGGACCTGCCACAGACGCAGGACGACGCCTTGCCGATGCCGGACACGCTATTGCTCAATGGCGGCGTGTTCCGGGCCGAGGCGCTCGCGGGCCGCATCGCCGATACCCTGGGCGACTGGCGCGGATCACCGCTGAACGTCCTGCACAACCCCGACCCCGATGTCGCCGTAGCGCGCGGCGCGGTGGCCTATGCCCGCGCCCGCTCGGGACAGGCACCGCGCATCGGCGGCGGTTCGCCGCGCAGCTACTTCCTCGTGCTCGATGACGGCGCGTCGGGCCAGCAAGGCATCTGCCTGCTGCCGCGCGGCACCGAGGAAGGCCAGGAAATCCACCTCAAGGACCGTACCTTCGCGTTGCGGCTCGGGCATCCGGTGCAGTTCCACCTGGTCTCGTCGGTGGCCGACACCGCTTACCAGCCCGGCGAACTGGCCGATCTCGCGGGCGCGGACTTCGTTCGCCTGCCGCCGATCGCCACCGTCGTGCAGCCGCGCGGCGCCAGTGGGCCAAAGGAAACGCCGGTACAGATCACGACGTCGCTGACCGAGGTCGGCACGCTGGAAGTGCATTGCCACGAGCTTGCCGATGCCTCGCAACGCTGGCGGCTCGAATTCCAGCTCAGGGGCAATGAAGCGCCGGCTCCGGCCGCCACGACGGAAACGCTGCACCCGCGCCTGCCGCAAGCCATCGAGGCGATCGACCGTACATTCGGCGCGCGTTCGCAAGGCGTCGATCCCAAGGAAGTCAAGCGGCAGCGGGCGCAACTGGAACAGATGCTCGGGCCGCGCGAGCAGTGGGACAGCGCGCTGCTGCGCGAGCTGTTCTCCGCCTTCTGGGAGCGTGCCAAGCGCCGTCGCCGCACGGCTGACCACGAACGCCTCTGGCTGAACCTGGCCGGCTACTGCGTGCGCCCCGGCTTTGGCTATCCGCTGGACGAATGGCGCGTCGAGCAGCTCTGGTCGCTGTATGACCAGGGCATCCAGTACGTCAACGAGAACCAGAACTGGTCGGAATGGTGGACGTTGTGGCGCCGCGCGGCCGGCGGCCTCGATGAAAGCGCGCAGCTGCGGCTGCTCGACGATATGGCGTTCTATCTCCAGCCTCCTGGCAGCGCGCACTACAAAAAGCCCGCCGGCCCCACACGGTCCGGATATGCCGACATGGTCCGTCTGGCCGGGTCGTTGGAGAACATTTCCGCCGAGCGCAAGATAGAAGTCGCCGAATGGCTGCTGACGCGCCTGCGCAAACCCTCCGAGAACAACCAGAGCTGGTGGGCCGTGGGACGGATCGGCGCGCGCCGGCCGTTCTATGGCAGCGCGCACGGCGTCGTGCCAGCCGAGGTCGCCGCGCAATGGGTGGACGCCATTCTTGCCCTGGACTGGAAGAAAGTCGAACCGGCCGCCTTCGCCGCGACGCAGATCTCGCGCATGACCGGCGACCGCACGCGTGACCTGCCTGACGAAGTCCGGGCGGCCGTGGTGCAGCGGCTCGCCGCCGCCAATGCCCCGCAGAGCTGGATCGCCATGGTGCGCGAAGCGGTCGAGCTGGATGCGGCTGACGAGGGACGGGTCTTTGGGGAGGCGCTGCCGGCTGGCCTGAAGCTGATTGGCGGCGCGCCTTGACCAGCTTTTTTGGGTTCTTCTGCGGATTGTGGGGAATAGGTAATGACCAACCCCACCCCATGTGTCTCAGCAGCCACGCCATGCCTGACGGATAATGCGTGATCCTCGAACGCCAAAGCATCCCCCATGCACGCAAGCGCCACCGCCACCAGACGCCTGGACTGGACCACCCTGTTCCTGCTCACCTTCCCGCCTCTGAGCTGGGCGGGCAACGCCATCGTCGGCCGCTTTGCCGCAGGAACCGTGCCCCCGGTCACCCTGAATTTCGTGCGCTGGCTGCTGGCTGGCCTGCTGCTGGCCCCTTACGCGTGGCGCGGCGCCATCGCGCACCGCGCGACACTGCGCCGCCATGCGGGCGTGATCGTCGCGCTGGGCACGCTTTCGATCGCCAGCTATAACGCGCTCCAGTACCTGGCCCTGACCACTTCGACGCCGATCAATGTGACGCTGATCGGCGCGTCCACCCCGCTGTTCCTGCTGGTGATCGGCGCCACTTGCTTCCACGAGAAGATGAAGCCCTGGCACGTCGCGGGCGCGTTGCTGTGCCTGGTTGGCGTGTCCTTCGTGCTCGTACGCGGCGAACTCGGCCGCCTGGCGCAGCTCGATTTCGTCGCCGGCGACCTGTTCATGCTGGCCGCCACGATCGCGTGGAGTGGATACACGTGGCTGCTGCGCAAGCAGCGTCCCGAGTTGCCGCTGCCGGTACTGCTGTTCGCGCAGATTGTCACTGGCCTGGTCGTGAGCGCGCCCGTGACCGCCTGGGAACTGATGACGCTGGACCAGCCGCTGCAATGGAGCGGCAAGGTCGCGGCCATCCTGCTCTATGTCGCCACGATTCCTTCACTGCTCGCCTACTTCGCGTGGGACCGGGCCATCGCCCGCGCCGGTGCGCAGTTGCCGTCCTTCTTCATCACGCTGACGCCGGTGTTCGCGGCGCTGCTTTCCACGCTGCTGCTGGGCGACTGGCCGCGCTGGTACCACGCGGTCGGACTCGTGACCATCGGAGCCGGTATCTGGCTGGCGCAACGGCGCTGAACCGCCCGCGTGGGCGCGAGGACGAGCGCATTTCGCTTGCACACGGGTTCACGCGGAAAAGCGCATGCTGTGGCATGCGGCGGCGGCCTAAGCCAATGTCGGCGACGGTATTGGCAATATTGGCATCGGTCGGTTGGCGCAAAAGGAGGCATCATGGAGCGCGGCTATCAAGTCACTTTCTATACCCAGCATGACCGCAGGCACGGTAACAAGCTGCTAGCGGAATGGCTGATGGAGACGCTCAAGGAGATGGGCGTCGCCGGCGTCACCATGATGGTCGGCACGGAAGGACTGGGGCATGACCATGAACTCCATCGCTATCATTTCCGCTCCCCGCACGACCAGCCAGTCGAAATCTGCATGGTGGTCAGCGAAGCCGATTGCGAACGCGTGTTCCGCCGGCTAGACGAAGAAGAAGGCCTTGCGCTGTTCTACGCGCGGACGCCGGTGGAGTTCGGCAATGCCGGTGGCAGCAAGACGGCGACATCCAAGCCGTAAGCGGCATCGGTGCCGCGTGCGAGTAGACTGGATGCAGGCCCCTTCCGGCATGGCAATGCATTGGGAGATGATCGTGCATGGCTACCAAGTCACTCTCTATACGGTCGAGAACCGCCGGCACCACGGCAAGCAGCTCTCCCACTGGCTGCTAGAAGTCATGCGCGAGATGAACTTCCGGGGCGCGACCCACATGGTCGCGGCCGAAGGCATCGGGCACGATCACCGCTTTCATAGCTGGCACTTCGTCGAACTTTCCGACCGCCCGGAAGAAATCACGATGATCGCGACCGAGTCGGAGATCCAGGCGCTGTTTGACCGCCTCGCCGCCGAAGACGTGCATGTCTTCTACGCAAAGTTTCCGGTGGAGTTCGGCTTCCTCGGCAAAGCGGCGCCAGCCTCCGACGGCTCCCCGTCGGGCAATTCCTGAGAAGCAGTTGGGTGCGGATGACGCCTCATGGTCTGGCCAATCCCCCCTTTGCCGGAGACGACGATGAAAAAAGAGAGAAAGACAGCGCGCCAGATCCTGTCGGACAAGCCACGCCAGGTCATTGCGGTCGGACCGGATGACACCGTGCTGTCCGCGCTTGCGCTGATGGCCGACAAGGACGTCAGCACGGTGCTGGTCATGCAGGGCGAAAAGCTCGCCGGCATCGTTTCGCAGCGCGACTATGCGCGCAAGGTTGAACTGGCCGGCCGCAATGCCGGCGAGACGCGAATCCGCGAGATTATGACCACCCAGGTGGTCTGCATCTCGCCCGAACATTCGTGCGAGCAATGCCTCGCGCTGATGCATGCCAGGCGGATCCGGCATCTGCCGGTCCTTGAGTCCGATCGTGTCGTCGGCGTGCTGTCCAGTCACGATGTGCTCGAGGAACTGTTCCGCGAAGACGAGCACCTGATCAAGGATCTCGAGTACGACGTGCTCAGCCTGACCGTCGACACGGGCGGGTGCTACTAGACGGGTGCGGCACACCGCGATGGCTGAAGCGCTACCCGGACAGATCCGGCATCCGGGGGCGGAAGCGATTGTGGTCGATCACGCCGCCGCGCGCGGTCAGGATCGTGGCCTCGGGAATCTCCTGCCACACGCCCTGCACGTCGATCAGCGGCTCGGACAGCACCAGGAAGGCATCGTCGCCGGCAGCGATAATGCGCGGATCATCGGGATACAGTGCGCGCAGCTGCCGGAACGAGGTGCTGTGGAACAGCGAGCGCGAGGCCGACTCGCTGGAATAGCGCACCGCCACGACCTGCTGGCCGTCGGTCACGCAGACCGTCATGTTGAGCGGATGCTCGACGTCGTAGCGGTGGCCGACCTCTTCGATCAGCCCTGCCATCTGCTCCAGCGCGCCACGCGGGTCGCGTTCCAGCCCAAAGGTCAGTGCAAGGAAAAACATCACCTCGGAATCCGTGGACCCTTCGATCCAGCGGAACAGCTGCGGCGACACGGCCATCATCAGGTCGCGCCTCAGTAACGGATACTCACGGATCAGGCCGTTATGAACGAACAGCCAACGGCCGAAGCGGAACGGATGACAGTTGGTTTCCTGCGTCGGTGTGCCGGTGGCAGCACGCACATGGGCGACGAACAGCGGCGCCCGTACCGCCCGCGCCGCCTCGCGCAGGTTGGTATCGCTCCAGGCCGGGTGCAGGCAACGATACCGGAACGGCACCTCCGAGTGGCGTCCATACCAACCCACGCCGAAGCCGTCGCCATTGGTGGTGGTATGGCCCAGCCGGGAATTCAGGCTCTGGTCGATCAGCGAGTGTTCCGGCTGGAATAGCACCGCTTCGAGCGGGACGGATCGGCCTGAATAGGCCAGCCAGCGGCACATGATGCTCCTCCTGTTGGCGCGGGTCCGGTGCCTTCCGGCCCACACTTCAATTTTACCCGCGATCAGCAAAGCACAGGACCGCGGCATTCACCGGCTTGGGTTCACTCATCTCATCGCATCGCAGCAATCCGGGCACCCGCCGCCGTTTCCGGCGCGATCATTTCATACAGGGCCTGCGCGGCAGGCTGTAATGGCCTGTCACGGCGGCGTATCAACGCAAGGACACGGTCCACCGGGGGCTCGATCAATGGGATAGCGCAAAGCCGCGGATGATCGTGTGGCACCGCCATGCCCGGCAGCACGGCCATGCCAAGCCCAGCCTCAACCAGCGCCAGCACGCCGACCACGTGGTTGGCTTCGTAGTGAATGGTGGGGCGCCGCTCGAGGTGGGCGATGGCATTTTCGATCAAGGCGCGATTGCCGCTTTGCTTCGACACGCTGACCATCCTTTGCCCGGCCAGCTCCTCCCAGGCCACGCTCGCCCGCCCGGACCACGCGTGGTCCCGCCGCAACGCCAGTTGGTAGGGCTCCGCGCGGATCGCGCGGAACTCGATGTTGGGCTCCTGGGCGCCCACGAAGTTGAGCCCGAAATCCGATTCCCCCGACAGGACACTGACCAGCACGGCATTTGCACTTTCGTCAATGACACGGACCCGCACACCCGGATGCCGGCTGGCGAACGCATGGATCGCATCGGGCAGAAAATGCAGCGCGGCAGACGGTATCGCAGCCACTGTCACCAGGCCGCGTTGAAGCGAAGCCTCGTCGCCGAGACGGAACACCGCGTTGTCGAGGATATCCAGCGCGGCGCGGGCTTCCTCCAGGAACTGCCGGCCAATATTCGTCGTCTCCACGCGGCGCGTGGTCCGGTCCAGCAGACGGGAGCCAAGCGTCTTCTCCAGCTTTTCGATACGCCGGCTGAGGGCTGGCTGCGAAATGTGAAGAGTTTCGGCCGCCATGCGGAAGCTCCCTTTTTCGGCAGTCGCGACAAAGGCCTGCAAGTCTTCCAGGGCGAAATTAATGTGTAACATGCATCGAGTCA
Encoded proteins:
- a CDS encoding Hsp70 family protein, with translation MSDARYSIGIDLGTTHSALSYVDLTGSDGEKTSQGVLAVPQLTGPGATEARDLLPSFLYLPHESELAPGDLALPWNATREFAVGELARSRGAGTPIRLVSSAKSWLCHPGVDRRAAILPNDAPPEVPRVSPLEASVRYLTHLREAWDQANPDAPFAEQDVTVTIPASFDPAARELTAEAAAAAGYARMTLLEEPQAALYSWIEKSGGQWRKQVKVGDIILVVDVGGGTTDLSLIAVIERDGNLELHRVAVGEHILLGGDNMDLALAHVVARKLAAQGTQADPWQLRALTYACRAAKETLLTDPTTDSVPLVVPSRGSKLIGGSIRTDLTRTELTQIILEGFFPQVDVSARPVSRARVGLTQLGLPYAQDAAVTRHLAAFLGRQVGALAELEGMQATQPASATFLHPTAVLFNGGVFKSGLLADRILQTLNGWLASEGAAPARLLGGAELDLAVARGAAYYGYVRRGKGVRIRGGTARSYYIAVESSMPAVPGFEPPIQALCVAPFGMEEGTDAELPPQEFGLVVGEPVHFRFFGSSVRRQDQVGTLLDFWGPEELQELEEIQATLPADGRTPGDVVPVRLHARVTEAGTLELEAVPSGGSERWKVEFDVRGGADT
- a CDS encoding Hsp70 family protein; this translates as MKRYTVGIDLGTSNTVVAYAETGSDDIRVFGIDQLVGLGEVAARPLLPSVRYHAAPGEISGDDLQLPWQSAASAAARRTVFGRLAATLGAQVPGRLVASAKSWLSHAAVDRTAPILPWGADEEVGKISPVAASASYLGYVAAAWNHQFPDARLEDQDVVLTVPASFDEGARALTLEAARMAGLPALRLLEEPQAALYDWLFHHRQTLNADLARTRLVLICDVGGGTTDLTLIRVDMQDGQPQLTRIGVGNHLMLGGDNMDLALAHVAEARLGPTQARLSASGLSQLVARCRAAKEQLLSAQAPEAVTVTLLGAGSRLIGGARSVELTRQEVEQLVVDGFFPKVSSSERPGRARGAIVEFGLPYASDPAVTRHLAAFLGQHAAQSRSALDLPQTQDDALPMPDTLLLNGGVFRAEALAGRIADTLGDWRGSPLNVLHNPDPDVAVARGAVAYARARSGQAPRIGGGSPRSYFLVLDDGASGQQGICLLPRGTEEGQEIHLKDRTFALRLGHPVQFHLVSSVADTAYQPGELADLAGADFVRLPPIATVVQPRGASGPKETPVQITTSLTEVGTLEVHCHELADASQRWRLEFQLRGNEAPAPAATTETLHPRLPQAIEAIDRTFGARSQGVDPKEVKRQRAQLEQMLGPREQWDSALLRELFSAFWERAKRRRRTADHERLWLNLAGYCVRPGFGYPLDEWRVEQLWSLYDQGIQYVNENQNWSEWWTLWRRAAGGLDESAQLRLLDDMAFYLQPPGSAHYKKPAGPTRSGYADMVRLAGSLENISAERKIEVAEWLLTRLRKPSENNQSWWAVGRIGARRPFYGSAHGVVPAEVAAQWVDAILALDWKKVEPAAFAATQISRMTGDRTRDLPDEVRAAVVQRLAAANAPQSWIAMVREAVELDAADEGRVFGEALPAGLKLIGGAP
- a CDS encoding DMT family transporter; the encoded protein is MHASATATRRLDWTTLFLLTFPPLSWAGNAIVGRFAAGTVPPVTLNFVRWLLAGLLLAPYAWRGAIAHRATLRRHAGVIVALGTLSIASYNALQYLALTTSTPINVTLIGASTPLFLLVIGATCFHEKMKPWHVAGALLCLVGVSFVLVRGELGRLAQLDFVAGDLFMLAATIAWSGYTWLLRKQRPELPLPVLLFAQIVTGLVVSAPVTAWELMTLDQPLQWSGKVAAILLYVATIPSLLAYFAWDRAIARAGAQLPSFFITLTPVFAALLSTLLLGDWPRWYHAVGLVTIGAGIWLAQRR
- a CDS encoding DUF190 domain-containing protein, which codes for MERGYQVTFYTQHDRRHGNKLLAEWLMETLKEMGVAGVTMMVGTEGLGHDHELHRYHFRSPHDQPVEICMVVSEADCERVFRRLDEEEGLALFYARTPVEFGNAGGSKTATSKP
- a CDS encoding DUF190 domain-containing protein, with translation MHGYQVTLYTVENRRHHGKQLSHWLLEVMREMNFRGATHMVAAEGIGHDHRFHSWHFVELSDRPEEITMIATESEIQALFDRLAAEDVHVFYAKFPVEFGFLGKAAPASDGSPSGNS
- a CDS encoding CBS domain-containing protein, whose protein sequence is MKKERKTARQILSDKPRQVIAVGPDDTVLSALALMADKDVSTVLVMQGEKLAGIVSQRDYARKVELAGRNAGETRIREIMTTQVVCISPEHSCEQCLALMHARRIRHLPVLESDRVVGVLSSHDVLEELFREDEHLIKDLEYDVLSLTVDTGGCY
- a CDS encoding class II glutamine amidotransferase, coding for MCRWLAYSGRSVPLEAVLFQPEHSLIDQSLNSRLGHTTTNGDGFGVGWYGRHSEVPFRYRCLHPAWSDTNLREAARAVRAPLFVAHVRAATGTPTQETNCHPFRFGRWLFVHNGLIREYPLLRRDLMMAVSPQLFRWIEGSTDSEVMFFLALTFGLERDPRGALEQMAGLIEEVGHRYDVEHPLNMTVCVTDGQQVVAVRYSSESASRSLFHSTSFRQLRALYPDDPRIIAAGDDAFLVLSEPLIDVQGVWQEIPEATILTARGGVIDHNRFRPRMPDLSG
- a CDS encoding LysR family transcriptional regulator — protein: MLHINFALEDLQAFVATAEKGSFRMAAETLHISQPALSRRIEKLEKTLGSRLLDRTTRRVETTNIGRQFLEEARAALDILDNAVFRLGDEASLQRGLVTVAAIPSAALHFLPDAIHAFASRHPGVRVRVIDESANAVLVSVLSGESDFGLNFVGAQEPNIEFRAIRAEPYQLALRRDHAWSGRASVAWEELAGQRMVSVSKQSGNRALIENAIAHLERRPTIHYEANHVVGVLALVEAGLGMAVLPGMAVPHDHPRLCAIPLIEPPVDRVLALIRRRDRPLQPAAQALYEMIAPETAAGARIAAMR